One Phaseolus vulgaris cultivar G19833 chromosome 2, P. vulgaris v2.0, whole genome shotgun sequence DNA window includes the following coding sequences:
- the LOC137811258 gene encoding protein TORNADO 2-like, with the protein MAASNNVIVCINFVAVILSIPIIGAGIWLSNGQADSCVQFLQWPVIILGVLILVVALAGCIGAFFRVTWLLVVYLVAMLVLVILLVCLVGFVYMVTLRGHGNIEADRAYLQYHMNDFSGFLRRRVRSSFKWDRIRSCIGQTNVCGELNQSYRMAEDFFNARLTPMQSGCCRPPTQCGYTFVNPTYWIRAFNLGADMDCLQWSNDQTQLCYNCDSCKGGLLANLRKEWKRANLILIIAVILLIVVYLIGCCAFRNAKTEDLFRKYKQGYT; encoded by the exons ATGGCAGCGAGCAACAATGTGATTGTGTGCATAAACTTCGTGGCCGTGATCCTCTCAATCCCGATCATAGGTGCCGGAATCTGGCTATCAAACGGGCAAGCAGATTCCTGCGTTCAGTTTCTGCAATGGCCCGTCATCATCCTCGGAGTTCTCATCTTGGTGGTGGCTCTCGCAGGTTGCATTGGAGCCTTTTTCAGAGTCACATGGCTCCTCGTAGTGTACCTCGTTGCCATGCTGGTGCTGGTGATACTGCTAGTGTGTCTTGTGGGGTTTGTTTACATGGTGACGCTTCGAGGTCATGGCAACATTGAAGCTGACCGGGCTTACTTGCAATATCACATGAATGACTTTTCTGGGTTCCTTCGTCGAAGGGTTAGAAGCTCCTTCAAGTGGGATCGCATCAGAAGCTGCATTGGCCAAACCAACGTGTGTGGTGAGCTCAACCAGAGTTACCGAATGGCCGAGGACTTCTTCAACGCACGTCTAACGCCCATGCAG TCAGGGTGCTGCAGGCCACCAACGCAATGTGGGTACACGTTTGTGAACCCAACCTATTGGATTAGAGCGTTCAACCTAGGAGCAGATATGGATTGCCTGCAATGGAGCAACGATCAAACACAACTTTGCTACAACTGTGACTCGTGCAAGGGCGGTTTATTGGCTAATCTTAGGAAGGAATGGAAAAGGGCCAATCTGATATTAATCATCGCTGTCATTCTTCTAATTGTGGTTTATTTGATAGGGTGCTGTGCCTTTAGGAATGCCAAAACTGAGGACCTCTTCCGCAAATACAAACAGGGGTATACTTGA